The nucleotide window ATTACGGCTACATCTCAAATAAGATTTTATGGAAGTGTTCCTTTTAACATCAAAGTTTTcctgcaaaaaaataaacataaaaatgagGTTAGCATATATTCCTAATGATTTGTGgaagatttttgttttaaaacagtttcagAAGATTGCAAATCtttcaatgatttttaagtacagGTCTGTGATTTTATCATCattaaagtagtttttttaagatttatttaaataattacaaaatatttacctTAAATGTATTTTATCCTTAGGACGCCATTTTagtttttatcatatttttcacATCAAAATAAGccatttcctaaaaaaaataaacataaaattgaggTTAGAACGTGTTcctaatgattttttaaatataattgttttaaaagaatCAGTAGATTGTAAGtctttcaatgattttttagTACAGGTCTGTGTTTTTTTCatcattaaaagtttatttagatttatttaaataaataccaaatatttacCTTATTTTTCCATCTTAGGACGCCATTTTAGATTATCAAATTTTTTCAGCACAAACAcgtgtttaatatttaaacacttttagcTGCATTTTGTTAgaagctaaaaatatataaaagaaatgtTTAGTTAATAAAGTTATAtggaaattatattaattagttaaattttcttttttcaattcAGCCTGCCTTAACATCTtcgattttattatttcaaagtgtaaatttccatgaaaaatacatagaaatctgcgaataaaattataaaactcaGTCTCGTCATCAGTCTCAtcattatagaaaatttacttttttcctttattatgtattattatcgattttaaaacttaccattttattaaattttaagtttagcATTTTCCACGTGTGACActttggaaagtttttttataaagaataaaatgcTAGATTTTACTCGATGTATATGATTCTTTGAAAATTCGCTAGTTTTTAATGGCGTTGTTCTACTCGTtgatttttcttcttcttttttattaattgctATAAATTCGTTGAATTGTTTTTTAGCGATACGGCATCATTGTTTTATATTCAGTGTTGtggattttgtgatttttaatgTAATGTGTAAAATTAATAGCGATTTTTACATTCAGCTGTTTTCAAGTGGCTTTTATCTTACTTTTAGcggtttttaatactaaattttttctaacattGAGTGTGGCTACCCATTTTTCGGTTTGCAAAAACAGAGATGgccttttatttatattttttctatcatTGATAGATAAATTgcatttcattcatttatttattcttatgtggattttagtaaaatacatagattttttttaacaaaaggattaatatttaattaattataataatcttTGTTATGGCTAATATGAAATCATCGTAAATTATAAACGTTatagaaatttacataaaatggtAAATAAACAAGAATCTGTTTTGGCTGCAataacattttttgcaaaaatccaTCCCGGTGAAGTTTGTGGCAGCAATGGTTTGCCTTTAACACCTAATTCTATAGCCATACTGGGTAGATCCCAAAAGCTAAAGGAATTCAAACATCCAAACTTATGTCAATATTTAGATGTCATTAGAGGCAAACATGGTGAGTTTGATTGCAGCTACGCCcctttttttttgcgaaaaccttaataaaataaaaactgttgaaCATAAATTGCTCTTattgtttgtaaaatttttatttctttagaaattctaCTAACTAAACCtagtaatttatatataatttcagAAAGAACTATTGTGGTCTCAGAATATCGAGGTTCTACTTTACAGGATACAAGTAAAACTTCCCTTAACTTAGCCTTAATAGTacgaatattttttcaaataacctCGGCTCTAAGGGAACTGGATGCCCACAAAATTGTAGCCCATAATCTGGAGCCAAAAAATATTCTCTTAGATCAATTTAAcaacattaaattatttaattatggtTTGTACTATATGACAAAGGGCGGGGAATATGTTGCCTTTCCCATTGGCAATATCAAATATATGCCACCTGAACGTTTGCTGGGagcaaaaaacaatattaaaagtgATATTTGGTCGCTGGCTATGATCGTAGCAGAACTCTTGTTGCACACATCATTTTGGCCAAATTTGAAAATCTCCGCTATATCACGTAAAATACTCTCGTTTTGCCAATCGAATAATGTTTTCGAAAAAATCGCGCGGGAACATGATAAACTAGAGTTGTACCAGAAATTGGATGCCGATGTACGTGATTTGATTGAACAATGTTTAGCGGTTAGGCCAACAGAAAGACCATTGCCAGAGCAACTCTTAAATAGCTCAATATTTACAAAGAATCtcaatttgtatcaaaatacaCCCTTGGAAAAATCTCCTACACTTTTGCTGCGCATGCCGCTGGAACAAATCTATTATTGGTGGCAACTAACTGGAGGCGATGTTCAATCGGAACTCAAAAAAGAAGGTCTCATACGCAGTGAGGCTCCCATTTTATCCATACCACAAGTTGTTTGTCTTAATGGTTCAATAGTGGGTCCAAAACGCAGTCAATCGTATTTAATGGATGATCGTGTGGTGGTTTTAAAGTTACAAAATCTTATAGATCGTTTAAGAAGAATACCCGCTATGGCTTATTATCCACTAATACATTCCCCAAAATTTCCGTATAATTTTGGTTCAGGCATGGACCAGTTACCACTGGTCATACGTGAAAAAGATATTGAATATCAATTCTATAGAGTGAGATTATTTTCAAGATTATTAAAGGTTTgttgaaagtatttttttggaagttttaagagattttctttattaattgaTTGTGTATTTGTTTAGGGTTATCCTTATACTTCAGATCTAATACGCAAGGAGGCCTGCATTGATATACCGCCTTTATTAAGAGGTCCCATTTGGGCCTGTCTTTTGGATGTTATACCAAATGGAAGCTATgaaaaaatagacaaatttaCACCCACCTCAACGGATCGCCAGGTGAGTTTAACTTGTCTGCCATGTAAACTTGCGAAATAATtccttttcataaaaattaattttagattGAAGTCGATATACCACGTTGTCATCAATACGATGAATTATTATCATCGCCGGAGGGACATCTCAAACTGAAAAGACTTTTAAAAGCCTGGGTAACCGCACATCCCCACTATGTGTATTGGCAAGGATTGGATTCACTGACAGCACCATTTCTCTACTTGAACTTTAATAACGAAGAATTGGCGTTCCACAGTGTTTACAAATTTATACCCAAATATTTGCAATGGTTTTTCCTTAAAGATAATTCGGCCATTATTAAAGAATATCTAAGTAAATTTTCTCAATTGACAGCATTTCATGAACCAACGTTGGCACAACATTtagcaaatataaattttataccaGAACTATTTGCTATACCCTGGTTTCTAACCATGTTTTCACGTAAGTTCTCAAAAggatattatttaattatagcaagtaataatataattttaaaatcattgcaGATGTATTTCCCttgcataaaattttacatttatggGATAAATTAATGCTGGGCGATAATTCGTATCCTCTGTACATTGGCATTTCTATActaaaacaattgaaaacaaCTCTACTTTCGTCGGGTTTCAATGagtgtattttattgttttccgATTTGCCAGATATTGTTATGGAAAATTGTGTTGTCGAATCACAAAAAATGTATGAGTCTACACCCAAAAGTGTATCCCACCGATTTCATGTTTTAAGAGACCAAGAACTGGGACCATTTGTAAGTAGTTTATTAAAGAAACTAAGAGTTCTagacattaatttttattcctatttttttatttttaaaaggatATTACAACCGATGTCACTTTGGCTCATTTACAAAAGGAAATGTGTCCACGTATCAGTGCTAACGATCTGACTGATCTGTTGAGGCATCAACCCCTTGAACTAATGTGTTTGGATATACGCAGTACTTCTGATTATAATCGTGTTCATTTACCGAATAGCATTAATATACCGTACAATAATTTACAATTGGAGGAGAAATCATTGGAGTATCTGAACGTGCCACAAATCGAAGAAAAGCTTCTCAATCGTATTATTATCTGCATAAGCAATATTCATGAAAATGCTGTAGAAGTAAGTACATAcaagaaaatttccaaaaaaataaatgttaattcattttatttgaacATGTTCTCTTCCcttagttttcaaaatttttgatcgAATGTGGCATACCACGCGTTTGCATACTGCATCAAGGTTTTAACATATTGCATTCTATAGAGCCGAATATCTTAGTATCTAATTAATTACTTCAGAAAGAGTctagtttaatttatatttaaagtaaatttaatttacattgtgtattgtttgaataattaattaaaacctaAAGTTTCTCTTTTGTatgtttgttaatttattaaaaaattgtattattaaatTGCGCTAAACCAATGCATTTGATTTTCCTGGTAATGCATAAGCATCGGTGGTTCAGTGGTAGAATGCTCGCCTGCCACGCGGGCGgcccgggttcgattcccggccgatgcaatttgatttttttttaaaaaatttagataattaaatgaaattaaattaaaaaaaataaaaattcaaaataaaaaacagaattgCATCggccgggaatcgaacccgggcCGCCCGCGTGGCAGGCGAGCATTCTACCACTGAACCACCGATGCTTGTGCTTTCCCAATCTTTTTATAACATCGCTCTATTTTATGATTGatcagtgttgccattttaACACATTCAGGAATGTGAGGAAAATCTATTTCTATACATTTTCCATTTGATTCAAAGTAATTGGAATAAAagaaagttgttgttgttgttgttgtagcagcatgaacaatttacaataatcaatctggatgttctggtggttctgcatgttgttcaagtccaagaaattgagctacttcaacaggatgagtccataaatccattggactgagtgaagtagggttggctgaacagttaaatatgtggagggtgtcatgaggaccctgaccacatgctgggcataagttaaggacggcacggtctatgcgagaccaaaaggcattaagcctgttgctccatcctgatctaagttcagccggttctacgcaccggaatgacccgagctcactcggccaagggctgtcaacccagcaacaacaactttaCAAAAAAGAAAGTTGTGCTAAATAACGGTTTAATGTCCGTTTTAAATGTGAATTATGGATGTCAACCGAATTTCAGTTGCGTTCAATTACCGGACCTAAAACTTACTGGAAAttattgttggtgaaaaaataaactaatgatataataatattaaagcaTACATACCGCTATGATTTGCTGAAATGGTAAAATATtatgttcttattttttttcaaaaataaaataaattattcttttaatatttttgttaattcttcATTATGTGCAcactttccaaaattttatttttgtaattcaattaatctaaaaataataaagctttttaccatcataaaaaaatatgaattttggtACATAATCCTCTCTAAATGACAGTGTTTGcattaaaatttcttctttgaataaaaaaaatcgttacaaATGTAAAATCGTTACACTTATAATAAACTTGGCAGCACTGATATTTTCATATCCTCattggacaaaaaaaaacaactctgcgtgtttgtttacatttttctctctcataattttattgtttagtttTGCTACATCATTCACCGGTtgatttgcaaaaattttgcaggcgttaaaaattgtgaaatatataacgaataatatgaaaaactagcaacatataatataaatatagcaATATACTTTGTTATAAGTGAAAAGTTCGTGGAattcttacaaaaaataaaagtgttttttaatcaaactacattttgctaagaagcCTCTGCAGCAGAGGGTTAGTTTTGATCTCGTGTTTTATTGGCTGTGTtgttaaatgtaataaatagaTAAAAAGAAAGCAATAAAAATAGCAATATACTTTGTAATAAGTGAAAAGTGAATGGGattcttataaaaaatacttttaataaactattttttttaacaagccTCTGTATCACCTGTTTTGTTTTATCCCGTTTTTTGTTCAAGCTGCCACAAAGATGAAATTATGCACAAAATCTTTATTGAAATTAtgatttaaattaatgtaattgTTCATCGATAAACTTGTAAAAAGGTATGTTTTAACTTAATATTTATCTAAatgtatactttggtgaaggatttggcacagccgaaaatagcactcttagggccattattacaacttgcctttaagttcgtaatagtaaaaggtaactttaagcaatagagcAATTAAGaacttaaaggcaagttgtaataatggctcatacttatttttaaaatctttgtttgtatttttatttatagcatatttgtgaatataaaaaagtaaagttattAAAGTGTTTTGGTGTTatagttaaaacataatttttgtatatggtcaaaattttgttaaaattttcagcactgtTTTCTCGGTTGCTTTGAGGTTTGGACGTTTATCATGTCACGTTTTTGTAGATTCTCCGTAATATACTATGTTTGTGTTTATCGTGGATTaccacacaagaaacttcttggggaattttgtttgtttcagccacataaaaatcttgatccagaagttgtgaaaagtctgccagtacaaAAATTTCACCATCTATCACACAACAGGTGTATTCTCACTttcttgagaagggtatatataagtttgtcattccgtttgtaatttccacaatataattttccggccctataagatatatatattctggatccttatagatagcggagtcgattaagccatgtccgtctgtctgttgaaatcaattttctaaagaccccatatatcttcgggatccaaatcttcaataattctgtcagacatgcttttgagaagtttcctatttaaaatcagcaaattcgggccacaaatggctgagatatgaggaaaaaatcaggacaacctcgattttggacctatatctggattactaagtcattaatatagacaatatggatatctaatgatagatacttcaaagacctttgcaatgacgtatataagaccatagtaggttcttttttcaccaaaaaaaattcaaaaaaaaatgaataaacaactttagaaaaaaaaaaataaattttgtttacctaaaaatatttaaaatttgtattttgaaatataatttggtagggtatataagaatatagctctcttacttgttttttttttataaaattttacgttcttttgcttctaagttttTTTACCacattgcgatctggaacttttTGAACTTTAAACAACTTTAACCCAGCATTGGCTTTGGTTCTacgcacaaaagaatcagagcatttaactttacgagctgcttttcttatAGAAGTGTTTAgggctcttcgaaagagttgttcgacttcttttgccttatcaatatctgttagacccttttttcctgatccaggttttctttcaatgttcaaggcAGGGATggtaaatgattttttctttcggtatcaaaatattttactgatagtacttttttgaacccCATTgtactaaaacaatttttttttaatatttattaacaacaaaacaacaagaaaaacgtataaaaattcatttaaagcatagaaataataataacttaaaatttaattcagttctgtttaattataataataacatttttgtttatgaaatattcttttataattcatatagacatattttataaaaacaaaaattatataaataacaacACAAATTGAGATCATAAGTAGTTGTAaatgttaaatacaaatataaaatttttatatatttttggataataatttgttgaaaaaatttaaattgaaacagcAAGTATGTGAAGATTTAAGTAAATCTTTGGTTTGAATAAGATTAGACAATGTTTTGCAATGAAGTTTGttcctttcttttgtttttataatgttttgaattgaaaatactCTTTCGACATTAGCCGATGAATGAGGTATAGACAAAATTCCAGTCATAATTCTAGAAATGTcagaaaacattaattttaaccttttaacgataaatttgttttgattttcttgcgaaaacaataaagcaagttgttttattttagttttttctttactcACTTACAAAATACAGTTTGTGTCGGCAAGAAACCTACCAATTGTAGTAAGGCAATGTAAGTAAAGATAaaatcactgtttattgttggtgttttgtttaagctttgatatttttacaaataaagcttgagtgtctgtaattctcaatcACTCTATGGTTTTATTtgcataatattttttctaaagccttttaggaaaaggtttcctgatgatctggcctaagcaaccagtgaaatgctcATAGGAACTAGCGATACCTTTACTAAAaatgacatacatatattttcattagctaaatgtttaatttcaattatatcaGCCAATGCTCTATATTGAGTGCTAATTgactcaaatgagtttttttcgcttggaaacattttcattaaaaacggaaTAATACTATTTCCACTCAAAACATTTTCTggagaaaatttgttaaactagaccagtgatgttcaaaaataaaaatgaagatatttggtgagagagctacccagcaaacataatgtcaaacacttaaaataacaacaaaatgaagaaagtttaaatttagaatttttgtcaaataaaaccaatttattaaatgaatataatttaaattttaaggaaatgaaagaatatacattatacggccgaaatactctcaaattttttatttatttttaactttgtttttttgtgttcaattgtaattgaaacgcgtgtgtttgctatgcttcatccaaaaaccaaccaacaacaatgcttattgaatttctgaaaaaatgagacatttattacgctctttaaaagagcgtacaATATCGGTATCAATATGATTTGTGCATATCAGATGAGTCTCGGGAGTACCACGGTACTTTTGAACATCAAATAGTATCAAAAAAAGTACGATGGTATCAATTTTGCCAACCCTGGTTCAAGGTATCCTTCTTTCTACTGTTTAATGGATTTGAAACAGTGTGACAATAAACCTTGAAagcttttactattttttgaaaagtccatatttgatttttttttggaaagttttaattatttttttaggtattgttttcggtgaccattttgaccgaaataacagttgtaaattaatgatttagaaatgCATAGAAAACCTATAACAGACTTAGAGAGGAACACATATttcaataactaaaataatGAGATTAAGGACCTGAATAAGCCGTGGGTTCCAAGTATTGTGTGTAGTGACATTTAGGATAGTGGGGAAGCGGTAAACGTAGTCACTCTTAAGCTACAAAGCTGATGCAGGGATAAGTAATAAATAAGTATGCAGTTGTAGCTATTATTCATTGAACGAAAAACAGGAAAAGTATCAATACGAGGATTTTCTTTAAATGGTTTATTTCTTAAATGTCCATGTTTCATCTGTTTATGGGACAGCAGAGCAAACCATGAACATTGGATTAATAATTTCTGGCCTTTGAGAGAAAACATGACGGttggaaaacaaaatgttataaagccggtattttttaattttcttagtgGCAAAGTTAGAAGttacatttaaatgttattaacattaaaagaaaatataaaaacagggATGTTTTCAGTGAACAGaaagataaaataaacaaaaatggtaaaagaaGATACAAAGGGAGTAACTTGAAGTGTATATACTACACTTTCAATCTATCATACACAAGCATCGGTGGTTCAGTGGTAGAATGCTCGCCTGCCACGCGGGCGgcccgggttcgattcccggccgatgcaattgaatttttttattattttcaagcgaaactttattattttttgtaagttgtctaaCTATTCGAAATGGCGTAATGCTgatttttggattatttcgATCAATTTTAGTAAGCAGAACTGGCGCTGTGGGATGAACCAAACGTAATGTTACGGTGCCCAAATTGGTTGCTTAAAAAACAGGATGGTGCACATGGAAGTCGTAATCCGCTAAGGAGTGTGTAACAACTCACCTGCCTAAGCAACTAGCCCTTTCGGCCGCACATGAATTTAGCTGTAGCTACCAAGAGaatcacatatttttttcatataaaaattaagagcGGCAATTCCCGCTTTTTTatcgtttaataatttttttttgactgTGGATCAAATGACGGGAATTCCCGCGATGACGGGAATTAacacatttaatttttcaatgataTATGTAGCAGTGTATAACAAAAGGCGGGAATTCCTTAATGACGAAAATTCCCGTCATTTAGTTTTATGAAGTTTATTTAGCTCCCAGAATATAATTGCGGGACATGCCGTCATTAATATgaagaaaaatgaaaaagtttttttaaaaaggtatcttttattttttattaaaaactatactTTTATGCTAACAttaaatgataattttaaattaaaacagtttttttattgaaagctTGTTTATGGGAAGTGCTGAGTACTCAAATCTATTGAAGGAGATTCTCCTTGTGGCTTTAGATGACGTACTTGATATGTAATTCACGAGATCCttgctttaaaaaaagaattccaCACAGCCATATCCAGGATATGAAACAGGACCTTTTTATACCATCTAATAGTTTTTCTTGGACTAGAATAATATGATAATAGTTGGTCGGATCGATCAATTCCTCCCATATTTTCATTATAAGCAACAACGTCTATTGGTTTCATCTGCTTTTGGCCTCTTCTATTGGATACTTCGATAAGACATGGGTGATGTGCCGTAGTTATGGATAAAACATCGCGTTTGTCCTTCCATTTTGTAACGTAAACATTTCCAGTTCTTCTCCAAATCATTTCTCCCTTCTTTAGTTTTTTAGTGGTTATACATTTAGGATTTGTCTTGCGATTAAAACGTAAGGTACCCGTGGTGTGGGTTTTGTAATGAAGTAGCGTTTGAGACATTTTAACGCTGTTGTAGTAGTTATCCATAAATAAATGGTGGCCACGGTTAAGAAATGGATCCATAAGTTTCAAGACTACAGTTTTTGTTTTCGATCCTATCGTATCTTCTATAACTTTTCCTGCATAAATTTCAGCATTTAAAATGTAGCCATCATTTGATGTAAGTTCATAAAACTTTATGCCGTACTTAGCACGTGTCCCTTTATTGTATTGCTTAAACGATAGTCTTCCTTTAAAAAGCATTAGAGACTCATCTAAGGACAATTCGTTATTAGGTCTGTAGTTATTTCTAAAACTTCTTAAAACTAAATTCAAAAGCGGTATTACTTTTTCCAGCTTTCCCGTCCATTTAACTTGCTCATATGACTCGTGGTAACTAAAGCATCTTAGAATTAGCTGGAAACGTCTTTCAGACATAACAGCCGCAAATACTAGTTGGtagtacaatttattttttgaaaacatttttttaatggatGGTTTTCTGTTCTGGCCCTGTAGGAGGCACAAGCCCAAAAATTTAAGCATTTCATCTTTTGATGTTtcaggaaaaattattttaggtcGCTTTCTTGTCGACGGTTTGGTAtcattattttccaatttttttcatCCTCCTGATAAGAATCTTCTTGATCAGATTCACCTAGCTCACCATTATCATCCCTTACATCGCCGGTGTCGTTAGAGCTTGAATATCCTGTTAAGTCATCATCCAATGACATTTCCTCTTCAGAATCTTCTAATAATTCAGACACCcacttttgcaaatttttattttccattttttaagaaaaatacgtTATAAAAccgttacaaaaattattttttataattttttttatcagtaAATTAGTTTATCAAACTGATTGCACTCAGAAACTCAACTAATTTTACGTACATGTATTTCTTATGGACGTTTGACGGGAATTCCCGCAATATATTTTATGGTGGACgtttttacacaacaaaaaaaaccaaaaacgtacATCTTTCTCCCAAACATTTTTCCAATAAGAATTTGTTGAATTGAGTTTTGTTTCTCAAAGTAAGTATTTTAGCACTATAGCAACTCTCACTACGtccaaagaaaaaacaaaaatcagctgtaatagttaaaaaaattgttgtgaATATCAGCGGGAATtccagtcattagtttttttaaggACTAGTGAATGACGGGAATTCCCGCATTAAAGCCGAAAGGGCTAGCCCTTAAAATGGATGACGCTATACATTACAGCTAAATTAGATAGATGGTTTATGTTCAATTTCGGTTGAATTATAAACTTTGAATCTTTAGTGAGTAGGAGGGTACAATGGAGAGTATAGAAGTATTTGGCGTAAGTCTGAATTGAGCTGCCATTGGTACAGATCTCGGTGGTAGTAGCAAATTATAGCGAATAtgatattttgagttatttCGGTAACATTACTTTAGTTATGGTCATTACTAATGACGGTAATTTCGAGCTGGCTTAATCTTTTCGGTAatggtaattgcagttatttcggtaacggtattttagagGTAATTGTATTAGAGCCGAATGGGTTTTTAGGAGTAATGGTAGCTTAGCGGTAATGGTATCCAAAATAACTCACTATCAGATTTATTATGCCagtttatacatacaaatatgatTGATTTTGTAAACCATTTTCTGATAGTTTGAATATAAATCTTACTTATTGCTTCATATACACAATTTACTTTGTGTAGAATgtgaagcaaaacaaaaaaaaatctttttgttaTAATCAAAACTAATCTTGGTTGCTGTAattgtgatattttttaaagcaaccTAAAGAAAGAGAAACACGGtgagaaaattaaacaaaaagaagTGTGCGTTggccgggaatcgaacccggaTCAACTGCTTGGAAGGCAACTATGCTGACCATTACACCACCAACGCCCTGATTACTCTCATACATAATACTGCATATAACCAATTGTAAAACATAAAAGCTTAAagctttcaattttttaaacttatttatacgtaaataactaataaaaacTTTGGCATAATCAAACAACAAGCATCGGTGGTTCAGTGGTAGAATGCTCGCCTGCCACGCGGGCGgcccgggttcgattcccggccGATGCAActgactttttatatttttatttatttagttacaatgaaaacacaaatatttttttatatttacttttattattacTTAGTGGACCCAAATATGCTTTGATCAGatgtaaaaaattaagttaagttccttttttcaagtttatttgattatttatgtaaatatactaggatcgcccggtggccgaaattcgaccactttta belongs to Calliphora vicina chromosome 4, idCalVici1.1, whole genome shotgun sequence and includes:
- the LOC135958124 gene encoding TBC domain-containing protein kinase-like protein, whose translation is MVNKQESVLAAITFFAKIHPGEVCGSNGLPLTPNSIAILGRSQKLKEFKHPNLCQYLDVIRGKHERTIVVSEYRGSTLQDTSKTSLNLALIVRIFFQITSALRELDAHKIVAHNLEPKNILLDQFNNIKLFNYGLYYMTKGGEYVAFPIGNIKYMPPERLLGAKNNIKSDIWSLAMIVAELLLHTSFWPNLKISAISRKILSFCQSNNVFEKIAREHDKLELYQKLDADVRDLIEQCLAVRPTERPLPEQLLNSSIFTKNLNLYQNTPLEKSPTLLLRMPLEQIYYWWQLTGGDVQSELKKEGLIRSEAPILSIPQVVCLNGSIVGPKRSQSYLMDDRVVVLKLQNLIDRLRRIPAMAYYPLIHSPKFPYNFGSGMDQLPLVIREKDIEYQFYRVRLFSRLLKGYPYTSDLIRKEACIDIPPLLRGPIWACLLDVIPNGSYEKIDKFTPTSTDRQIEVDIPRCHQYDELLSSPEGHLKLKRLLKAWVTAHPHYVYWQGLDSLTAPFLYLNFNNEELAFHSVYKFIPKYLQWFFLKDNSAIIKEYLSKFSQLTAFHEPTLAQHLANINFIPELFAIPWFLTMFSHVFPLHKILHLWDKLMLGDNSYPLYIGISILKQLKTTLLSSGFNECILLFSDLPDIVMENCVVESQKMYESTPKSVSHRFHVLRDQELGPFDITTDVTLAHLQKEMCPRISANDLTDLLRHQPLELMCLDIRSTSDYNRVHLPNSINIPYNNLQLEEKSLEYLNVPQIEEKLLNRIIICISNIHENAVEFSKFLIECGIPRVCILHQGFNILHSIEPNILVSN
- the LOC135958480 gene encoding piggyBac transposable element-derived protein 4-like, with product MENKNLQKWVSELLEDSEEEMSLDDDLTGYSSSNDTGDVRDDNVFAAVMSERRFQLILRCFSYHESYEQVKWTGKLEKVIPLLNLVLRSFRNNYRPNNELSLDESLMLFKGRLSFKQYNKGTRAKYGIKFYELTSNDGYILNAEIYAGKVIEDTIGSKTKTVVLKLMDPFLNRGHHLFMDNYYNSVKMSQTLLHYKTHTTGTLRFNRKTNPKCITTKKLKKGEMIWRRTGNVYVTKWKDKRDVLSITTAHHPCLIEVSNRRGQKQMKPIDVVAYNENMGGIDRSDQLLSYYSSPRKTIRWQVVIMALRVLFSAVPNPSPKYTFR